A part of Solicola gregarius genomic DNA contains:
- a CDS encoding MBL fold metallo-hydrolase, with translation MSIALTSHGWTQLGPHSYARRYEPYDVTIGLIVGSDALLVVDSRASVAEGEELLADVRTLSDKPIRGVVNTHRHVDHTQGNAAFKGVDAIGHETLDEVAIGLSSAWSTDLGDCLVEVVHPGAAHTAGDVVVKVVPDRVAYVGDLVEESGPPAYGDDSYPLEWGAALDLVVGLCEPEATVVPGHGDAVDRDFVQEQRQTILDVANQIRAAAAAGMTIEDALAQKWPLEPSLLEHAVRRGYEQLGVPAT, from the coding sequence GTGTCTATCGCTCTCACCTCGCACGGCTGGACCCAGCTCGGCCCGCACTCGTACGCCCGGCGATATGAGCCGTACGACGTCACCATCGGCCTCATCGTCGGCTCCGACGCGCTGCTCGTGGTCGACAGCCGAGCGAGCGTCGCGGAAGGCGAGGAACTGCTCGCCGACGTACGTACGCTCAGCGACAAGCCGATCCGCGGAGTCGTCAACACCCACCGGCACGTCGACCACACGCAGGGCAACGCGGCATTCAAAGGGGTGGACGCGATCGGCCACGAGACGCTCGACGAGGTCGCCATCGGCCTGTCGTCGGCCTGGTCGACCGACCTCGGCGACTGCCTGGTCGAGGTCGTTCATCCCGGCGCCGCGCACACCGCGGGCGACGTGGTCGTCAAGGTCGTGCCCGACCGGGTCGCGTACGTCGGCGACCTGGTCGAGGAGTCGGGCCCGCCGGCGTACGGCGACGACTCGTACCCGCTGGAGTGGGGCGCCGCACTCGACCTCGTGGTCGGGCTGTGCGAGCCGGAGGCGACGGTCGTACCCGGCCATGGCGATGCCGTCGACCGCGACTTCGTGCAGGAGCAGCGGCAGACGATCCTCGACGTGGCCAACCAGATCCGGGCCGCGGCCGCCGCCGGCATGACGATCGAGGACGCGCTCGCGCAGAAGTGGCCACTCGAACCGTCGCTACTCGAGCATGCCGTGCGGCGTGGCTACGAGCAGTTGGGCGTACCCGCCACATGA
- a CDS encoding DUF3097 domain-containing protein, with translation MTYDRYGSDVLSGDWSAPKGGRAQPAEAALELVVEEVTTDFCGAIVRVDRDLDTVELEDRNGKRRTFPLGPGFLLEGRPVILHAPVRKGPGQPTRTASGSVAVQGAKARVARASRIYVEGRHDAELVEKVWGDDLRIEGVAVEYLEGVDDLGDHLRAFGPAPGRTVGVLVDHLVPGSKESRIAANVAKSPLGRHVLIVGHPYVDIWQAVKPPRVGLERWPSVPRDVPWKHGICQALGWPHRTQADIAQAWKRILGTVTSYADLEPALLGRVEELIDFVTTER, from the coding sequence GTGACGTACGACAGGTATGGCTCGGACGTGTTGTCCGGCGACTGGAGCGCACCCAAGGGCGGACGCGCGCAGCCGGCGGAGGCCGCGCTCGAGCTGGTCGTCGAGGAGGTCACGACCGACTTCTGCGGCGCGATCGTGCGCGTCGACCGCGACCTGGACACCGTGGAGCTCGAGGACCGGAATGGAAAGCGGCGGACATTCCCGCTCGGGCCGGGATTCCTGCTCGAGGGGCGGCCGGTGATCCTGCACGCGCCCGTTCGCAAGGGACCTGGCCAACCGACGCGTACGGCGTCCGGCTCGGTCGCCGTGCAGGGTGCGAAGGCGCGGGTCGCGCGGGCGAGCCGGATCTACGTCGAGGGCCGCCACGATGCCGAGCTCGTCGAGAAGGTGTGGGGCGACGACCTGCGCATCGAGGGCGTCGCGGTCGAGTACCTCGAGGGCGTCGACGACCTCGGCGACCATCTTCGGGCATTTGGACCGGCCCCGGGGCGTACGGTCGGCGTCCTCGTCGACCATCTCGTGCCCGGGTCGAAGGAGAGCCGGATCGCCGCGAACGTCGCGAAGAGCCCGCTCGGCAGGCACGTGCTGATCGTCGGCCACCCGTACGTCGACATCTGGCAGGCGGTCAAGCCGCCGCGCGTCGGGCTCGAGCGCTGGCCGTCGGTGCCGCGCGACGTGCCCTGGAAGCACGGCATCTGTCAGGCGCTCGGCTGGCCGCACCGTACGCAGGCCGACATCGCCCAGGCCTGGAAGCGCATCCTCGGCACCGTGACGTCGTACGCCGACCTGGAGCCGGCGCTGCTCGGCCGGGTCGAGGAGCTGATCGACTTCGTCACCACAGAACGGTGA